One Amblyomma americanum isolate KBUSLIRL-KWMA chromosome 8, ASM5285725v1, whole genome shotgun sequence DNA window includes the following coding sequences:
- the LOC144102393 gene encoding uncharacterized protein LOC144102393 produces MFVQPRGCSQDTSNPRRSRRLQPRSRVECMRRVLGRLAAGIQISTLRIPLHLTVGCSSLPSGSCIARCRRRWRGLGQQHSELLAAMPSSRGCEPRRRRISQPPRLRGRLRAEERRVFRSSCRRFRCGSLAESLGGVGMRISRTSNSASQERTRTAFPRRTSSVTEGRPKATPGQKCLSSAGRHLGRPHEPGGCARVPDTRSQVLEIGAASRNRASCLSGTLKGPKKFASKQCSEALKHI; encoded by the exons atgttcgtgcAGCCACG CGGATGCTCGCAAGACACCAGCAACCCCCGGCGGAGCCGTCGTCTGCAGCCACGCAGTCGTGTGGAATGCATGCGTCGCGTATTGGGGCGACTTGCAGCCGGCATCCAAATCAGCACCCTACGAATTCCACTACACCTAACAG TCGGCTGCTCCAGTCTAccgtcaggctcatgcattgctcgatGCCGACGGCGATGGAGGGGCCTGGGGCAGCAGCACAGTGAGCTCCTAGCTGCTatgccttcgtcacgtgggtgtgagccgCGACGCCGACGCATCTCCCAACCGCCCCGTCTACGCGGCAGGTTGCGGGCGGAGGAGAGGAGGGTGTTTCGG AGCAGCTGTCGCCGCTTTAGATGTGGAAGCTTGGCGGAGTCGCTCGGGGGAGTCGGGATGAGGATTTCCCGGACTTCGAACTCCGCCAGTCAAGAAAG GACGAGGACTGCATTCCCGCGAAGAACCTCGTCAGTGACGGAGGGACGCCCAAAAGCGACCCCTGGGCAGAAGTGCCTTTCGTCAGCGGGACGCCACCTTGGCCGCCCACACGAGCCCGGTGGATGCGCACGAGTACCGGACACGCGAAGCCAGGTTCTCGAAATAGGAGCTGCCTCTCGCAACCGTGCATCCTGCCTATCTGGCACATTAAAGGGC CCCAAGAAGTTTGCTTCCAAGCAGTGTTCGGAggctcttaagcacatttga